DNA from Nitriliruptor alkaliphilus DSM 45188:
TCGGCACAACCGCAGGGCTTCGTCGAGGTACCGGGGGTCACCGAAGCGCTCGTAACCGAGCACCAGCGGGACGATCATCAGTCCGTAGTACTCCGCGGGTTCCAGGTGGCCCCCTTCGGCGCGGTCACCTGCCTGCCGCCAGGTGCCGCTGGATCCCTCGTCGGGGACGCCGGGCTGGTGATGCCGCTCGATGAGGACGTCGAGGTCCTCGCGGATCTCGGGCAGCCCGGAGCCGTCGCCGGTGACGTCGGCGAGCAGCATCTTGACCCACACGCGGGCGTACTCCTGGTTGCAGGTGCCGTCCTCGGCGGGGCGTCCGCCGCCGAAGGCTTGCAGCGCGACGAGGTTGCGGCGCACCACCGAGACGACGTGGTCGACCTCGGGTTCGTCCAGCAGATGGCCAGCATGCTTGAGCCCGAGCAGCAGCCCGATGCTGCCGGTGGCGTTGTGGATCAGGCCCGTGGTGGCGGACTCGCCGACCTGGAAGCCGACGTGGCGGTACTGGTCGTCGTCCTGCAGCGCGTGGCTCTGGAAATACATCATGCGGCGCCACATCGCGATCGCCCGCGGGTCGGGGCGGGCGGCGACGAGCTGTGCGATCGCGCCGGTCGCGGGGGCCGAGAAGGCTGCGTGGCCGCTGGTCCAGTCGAGGAAGGTGGCCGGGTTGGTGCCCCACACGCTGTGGTTGTGGAACCCGTTGATCGCACCTTCCTCGGTGACCCAGCTGAGGAACCAGCGGGTCAGGCTGACCAGATCGGGACGGGGGCTGGTCACGGGTGGCTCTCCGGTCGGGGCGGCAGGGCTGGATCGGGGGAGGATCAGGCGCCGGTCGCGAGTGACGCGGGATCGACGGGGTGCAGCGGGGGCCGTCCCTCCACGAGGGCGCGAACCTCGTCGACGGCGGCTCGTCCGAGGCGGAGCAGCTCCGCGCCCTGCGACCCCGCCACGTGCGGCGTGAGGGTGACGTTGGGCAGGTCCCACAGCGGGTCGTCCGGGGCGAGCGGCTCGGGTTCGGTCACGTCGAGGATCGCGCACAGCCGGCCGGAGACGAGCTCCGAGCGGAGGGCGTCGTGGTCGACGACGCCACCGCGGGCCGTGTTGACCAGCGTCGCCCCGTCCGGCATCAGCGACAGCAGTCTCGCGTCGACCAGGTGCCGGGTCTGAGGCAGCAGCGGCGCGTGCACGCTCAGCACCCGCGAGCGGGAGAACAGGCCCTCGAGGTCGACCAGTTGCACGCCGAGCTGCTGCGCATCGGTCGGCGAGAGGGTCGGGTCGGAGACCAGCACCTCGACATCGAACGGCGCCAGCAGCTCGATCAGGGCACGGCCGGTGGCCGACGCCCCGAGCACCCCGACGGTCGTGCGGTAGTTGCCGGCGATGGTGTCGTCGACGGTGAGGTCCGGGGCGGTGCGCTCGACGCCGAACCTGGCCGTGAGTGGCAGGACGTTCTTGGTCGACCACAGCACCGCGCCGAGGGCGAACTCCGCGACCGGTCGGGCGTTGAGGGCGGCACCGCTGGTGACCCGGGCGCCGCGGGCCCAGAGCTCGGGTGAGACGAGGTGCTTGACCGACCCCGCCGCGTGCACGACCGCGCGCAGTCGCGGCATGGCCTCGAGCACGGCGCCTTCGAGCCTGGGGGCGCCCCAGGAGGTGATCAGCACCTCGACGTCGGCAGCCGTGGCGGCATGGTCCGGCGCCGTCGGGTCGCTGAGGACCCGGCCGGGGTCCAGGTCGACGAGCGCCCGAAGCTCGGTGACCAGGGGCGCGTCGAAGAAGCGATGCTGGAGGCCCGGTGTCATCGCAAGAGCGGCCTTCATGTGCGCCTCCTGCGGATGTCGAGAAACGGACTTGAGCTAAACGTAGTATGTGTTACCTTAGCGTGCGAGTGGGATAACGCTTTCCCGCTGTTGCACTGGGTGCACAGGAGCACCCAGACCCGACTGGCCCTCACGAGTGACGGGCGGCGGGCAGGCGAAGGAGAGTCCTGTGGGAGCACGAACGTTGAAAAAGGCGGGGGCCAAGAAGACGGTGGCAGCCACGATGGCGCTGCTGATGCTGGCGACCGCCTGCGGCGGTGGCGAGACCGACGCCGGCGCGGAGAGCACGGACAGCACGGACAGCACGGACAGCGCCGACAACACGGATGGCGACGCCGACACCGATGACGTGCAGGCCGGCGGTGAGGTGCGGATGGTGGTCAACATGACCGACAACCTCACCACGCAGTTCTGGAGCGACCTGGTCGCGCCCTTCGAGGAGCAGACGGGCATCACCGTCAAGATCGAGGGTCCGACCGGCACGAACGTGAGCGAGACCTTCAGCGCGCAGCTGGCGGCGGGCACCGCGCCCGACGTCATCCAGTCCATCTTCGCCGACAACGAGATCGCGCCGGAGCTGCTGGACATCAGCGACCAACCGTGGATCCAGGGGACCCCGCTCCTCGACACCTACTCCCTGGGCGGCAGCAACTACGTGGTCGGCGTCGGCTCGCAGGCCCAGTCGCTGGTCTACTACAACAAGACCGCCTTCGAGGAGGCAGGCATCACGAGCACGCCGGAGACCTGGGAGGACTTCGACGCGGCGCTCGGCCAGCTCGCTGATGCCGGGTACACCCCCCTGCAGACCGCCGGCCAGTGGATGACCGGCCTGCAGCTCCAGCAGCTGTGGCACCCCACGCTCAACACCACCAACCCGCAGTGGCAGATCTCCGTCAGCGAGGACGAACTGACCCTGGCAGAGGCGTTCGAGCCGATGTTCGCCAAGTACGAGCAGTGGCTGGCGCAGGGCTACATCCAGCAGGATGACGTGGGTCTGGACCCGAGCACGGCGGACGCCAACTTCCTGGAGGGCGAGGTCGGCATGTACCCGCTCGGCAGCTGGCTGGTGGCCACGATCGATGGCGCCGGCGACCTGCCCTTCGAGGTCGGGGTGTTCTCGCCGCCGGTCGAGCAGGGCATGGACTACCCGGGGCCGCAGGGTGCGACGATGGCGTTCCCCTACATGGTGTGGGAGGGCAGCGAGCAGACCGAGAACGCCCTGCGGCTCATCGAGTTCCTCGTGACCGACGAGGATGCGATCGAGGCGCAGCTGCGGGCCGACGGCGTGTTCCGCGCCGGCGTGGACGCGCAGGCGTCCCCGGTCGGCCAGGAGATCCAGACGATCATCGACGAGGCTCCCTCGCTGGTGGCCGTCGGTGAGGGCGCGGGCGATGTCCGCCTGCCGGTCACCGGCCTCAACCCGAAGTTCACCGAGATCGTGCAGAGCCTGTACACCGGCTCGAGCGCGGCAGAGGCTGCGGCCGACCTCAACACCTGGGCCGAGCAGAACCGCTGACGTCTCGGTACGACCCTGGCACGGAGGAGGTGGCGATGAGCGTCATCAGCGACACCGCCCCCGTCGCCGATCCGGCGCGGCGCGGCTGGGACCGGCGTTCGGTCCGTCGCGGCGAGGCAACCCCTCGCCGCGACGGCCGGCCAGGACGGTCGCGCCGCGCGGTGCTGGCCGAACTGTCGATGATGGTTCCCGCGCTCGGTGTCTTCATCGCCCTCCTGGTGGTGCCGGTCGGCTACGCGGTCTACTACAGCTTCACCAACTACAACGGGTTCCCCAGCCAGACCCCGGAGTTCGTCGGGGTCGACAACTACGTGCGGCTCGTCCAGAGCGCCGACGTCACCAGCGCGATGGTGACGACCGCGATCGTCATCCTCGCGGGATCCCTGGTGGTCAACGCCATGGCCCTGAGCCTGGCGCTACTGCTGTGGCGCACCACGACCTTCACGGCGTTCGCGCGCGTGGTGATGTTCTACCCACACGTGCTGAGCCTCATCGTCGTCGGCTTCCTCTGGTCGGCGATCCTCGGCCCGCAAGGTGCGGTCAACTCGGTCCTCGGATCGCTCGATCAGAGCACACTGCCGTTCCTCACCAACCAGAGGTGGGCGCTGGGGACCCTCATCGGCGTCATCGCGTGGGCGCAGTTCGGGGTGCAGTTCCTGATCTACCTGGCCGGCCTGCAGGCCGTTCCCGACGACCTGCAGGAGGCATCCAGCATCGACGGAGCGAGCCGCTGGCAGGCGTTCCGCCACGTCACGTGGCCAGCCCTGGCCCCGTCGGCCACGGTGGCGCTCGTGACCACGATGCTCTCGCTGCTCAAGACCTACGACGTGGTGGTCTCGCTGACCGGCGGCGGACCGGCGGGCGCCACCAAGACCTTCGCCTACCAGATCCTGGCGGTGGACTTCCCGAGACGGCAGGTCGGGCTGGCCTCGGCCGAGGCCGTGGTGCTGATCCTCGTCGCGGCGGTCCTGTCCTTCGCGGCGCTCGCGATGCGCCGCAAGAGCGATGAGGCGGCAACGTGAGCGCGATCGGTCTTCGTCTGCCCAAGCGCCCCCGGCCCTCCGGGGTACGGCACTCCCTGCGCTGGTACGCCGTGGTGTCGGGACTGTGCCTGGTCATGCTCGTGCCGATGTACCTGTTGGTGGTCAACGCCTTCAAGGACCAGCAGGCGATCGTCCGTAGACCCTTCTCCCTCAACCCGGGGGAGATGACCGTCGAGCACCTCTCCAACGCGTGGAACAACCCCGACTTCGACATCGCCTTCGGCTACTTCGTGACCTTCGGGCTGGTCATCTGCGTCAACCTGTTGGCCATCAGCGTGTGCGCTCCGGCCGCCTACATCATCGCTCGCTCCTCCCGGAAGGTCTTCCGGGTCGCGTTGCTGTTCTTCATCTCGGGGATGTTCATCCCTCCCCAGGCGGTCCTCGTCCCGGTCATCTTCGTGCTGCGGGCCCTTGGACTGGTGGGGACCTTCCCCGGGCTGGTGCTGTTCATGGCGTCCACGACGGTGCCGTTCACGATCTTCGTGTTCACCGGCTTCATCCGGATGCTGCCGGCGTCGCTGGACGAGGCGGCGTCGATCGACGGTGCCGGGCCGTACCGGACGCTGTGGATGATCATCATGCCGCTGATGAAGCCGATCGTGGCGACCGTGTTCATCCTCAACTCGCTGAGCGTGTGGAACGACTTCGCCAGCCCACAGCTCATCCTCGGCCCTGGCTCAGGCCTCTACACGGTGACGACCGGCGTCTACGCCGCGGTCGGCGAGTACTCGGCGGACTACACGCAGGTGTTCCCGACGCTGCTGCTCGCCGTGCTGCCGATCCTCGTCCTCTTCCTGCTGACCCAGCGGTGGGTCATGAGCGGGTTGTCGGCCGGCTCCGTCAAGGGCTGACCTTCGCCGCGGCGCCTTCCTCAGTCACCGCGCCGCAGGGTCGTCGAGCCGCTCCCAGGTCACCGAGATCTCCGGATCCGACTCGCGGTGGCCACCCTCGAAGTGCTCGCTCCACCACACGATCTTGCGCGGGAGGTAGTCGCCGTCGGCATCGAGCACCGTCCACAGCTCGGATGACCCCAACCGGACACCACCGTCGGAAGCGGGCTGCTCCGGGTACGGGGCCGGTGGCACGAAGTCGCCGTCGGGGACCGTCACGGGGCAGCCGACCGGTGTGGCGGTGACCAGCGTCGGAGACGCGGGAAGCAGCTGCCCGACACCGAGGACGGTCCCGGCGAGCACGACGATGCTGGCGGCAACGCCACCGACCTGAGACACGTGTCGCTGGCGCTGGGTGCGGTTCCACAGCTGGTCGAAGTCGGGCCGCAGCTCGCGGTTCGAGGCCGCGTCGTGCAGGAGCTGTCGGATGTCGTCAGCCATCGTCGGCCTCCAGCGCGGGAACGTCGGGGACGAACTCCTCTCGGAGGGCTGCGACCGCACGCTTGGTCAGGGACCGGACGGCGTCCGGGCTGGCGCCCATGCGGCGTGCGGCCTCCTCGACCGGAAGATCGAGGTAGTAGCGCAGGATCAGCGCGGTCCGCTGCCGCTACGGCAGGGCAGCGACGGCTTCCCGGACCGCCAGACCCCAGGCATGGTCGCGGTCATCGGACGACGGCCCCACGAGCAGACCCCAGCGGGTCACGCGAACCGTGCCGCACCTTCCGCGCGCGGCGGCCCCGCGCTGTCGGTGGCGCGAACGTCAGGACGGTGAACGGCCCGCGCGGTTGGGCAGTCGTCGACGCTGCCACGATTCGAGGATGTGGCTGGTCATGGCCTCCCGGGCACGCTCGGGGTCCCCACCGGTGATCGCTGCGTGGACGGCCTCGTGCTCGCGGAGGGTCAGCGTGAACGCGCCCGGCACGTCCACCCCGTGGTAGCGCGAGCTCTCCTGGGCCCGGTCCATCAGGATGCGTGCGATGCTGCTGGCCAGCCGGTTGCCCGACAGTTCCATGACGGTCTCGTGGAACACCACGTCGGCGGCGCGGAACGCCGCCTCGTCGTCCACGGTCTCGCGCATCCGGTCCATCGCCGCGTCCAGCGCCTCGAGCTGGCCGTCGTTGCGGAGCCGGGCGGCCTCTGCCGCCATCACCGACTCGAGCTGGGCCCGCACGGTGCTGAGCTCATCCAGGGTGCCGAGCGTCTCATCGTGCTTGATCAGCGAGGTGAGCACGGCTCGGTCCAGGGGGTTCCACGCCGTCATCGGACGGACCACGGTGCCGCGGCCGCGGGCGACGGTGAGCAGGCCCTTCTCCTCGACCCGCTTCACCGACTCGCGGATCACGGTCCGGCTGACCCCGAACTCCTCGCTCAGCGGGCCCTCGGGCGGGAGCGACTCGCCGGGGAGGAACCGACCGGAGACGATCGCGTCGACGAGCCCCTCGACCACCACGACGCCCAGCATCGGGCTCGCCGGGCGCTTGGCCGCCAACACGGTGCGTGCGTTCTCACTGGACATGGAGCCGAGTGTAGGACCTCACACGTATCACCGCTCTCCGGAACCCCAGCCGGCCATCCGTGCGGGAGCTTTACATCAGACATCATACGTTTATGCTACAGTGTCCCGAACGCGGGCGACGTCGAGGTGGTGCTGGTATGCGTATCACGGGTTATCGCACCCTCACGACCCTCCACCGCTGGGGTCGCCCCATCGGCGACGTCAACGGGCATGTGGCATCTGGTATCACCAGCATCCCGATCGTGCTCGTGGACACCGACGACGGCAACGTCGGCGTCGGGCTGGGGAGCCACGACGGCCTCGACCGGGTCTTCCCGGCCCTGGAGGGCGAGGACCCCCGCGCGGTCACGGCGCTGTACGACCGGATGCTGGCAGCCGTCTTCAAAACCGGCCACGCCGGCGCGGTCTTCGGGGCGATCGGCGCCTTCGACATGGCACTGTGGGACCTGAAGGCCAAGGCCGCCGGCGAACCGCTGTGGCGGATGCTCGGCGCCCGCGACCGGGTCGTGCCCGGTTACGCCTCGGGCCTCGACGGCCCCCTGGACGACGGTGCGCTGGTTCGCATGCAGCAGGCGTTCGTCGACCGCGGGTTCACGGCGGTCAAGCTCAAGGGCGGCCTCGACCTCGCCGCCGACCTGCGCCGCCTCCGCCTGGTCCACGACCTCTACACCGACGCGCTCGGCACGGCCCCGCGGCTGATGCTGGACGCCAACGAGTCGTGGTCCCGGAAGGAGGCCATCAGCTACGTGCAGCACCTCGAGGAGCACATCGACCTGGCGTGGATCGAGGAGCCGGTACGCCGCTGGGACGTCGAGTCGCACGCGATGATGACCCGTGCCGTCAGAGCCGCCGTGGCGACGGGGGAGAACCTCACCGGTCTGGAACAGTTCCGACCGCTCGTGCAGGCTCATGCCGTCGACGTGGTGCAGACCGGCAGCGTCTGGGGCATCACCCACTTCCTCCGCGTCGCGGCGCTCGCCCACGCCTTCGATCTGCCGGTCAGTCCGGTCGGCTACCACGGCAACCCGCTCGCGCACGCGGCGGCCAGCGTGCCCAACCACCTCGGCCTCGAGGTGCACGACCTCGGCGTCCCCATCGGGCTCCAGGTCGACCAGGAGATCGTCGACGGATGTGTGGTCCTGGGTGACGAGCCAGGCCTCGGCATCGCCGTCGACGAACCGGCGATCGCCGCGCTCGCCGAGGCGGCGGACTGGGGCCGCGCCAACGGTCCGCACGTGCGCCCCGAACGCGCCGGCCGGCGGCTGATCGCTCCCGAGCCGCACCGCTACGCACCGTCCCTGAGCGTCGCAGAGCCGGTCGCCGACGCGGTCGCCGGCGACTGAGATCGTGCCGTCCCGGTCGCCGCGCATCGATGCCCACCACCACGTGTGGGACCTCGCGCGACGCCCGCAACCCTGGACGGACCAGCTGCCGACGCTGCGCCGTTCCTTCCCGATGGACGAGCTCATCCCGCAGCTCCAGGCGCACGGGATCGACGGCTCCGTGGTCGTGCAGACCGTCGCCAGCCTCGACGAGACGTACGACCTCTTGTCACTCGCCCACCACGAGCCGATGGTCGTCGGCGTCGTCGCGTGGTTCGACCTGCCCGACCCATCCCTTGAGGCCACGCTCGCCCGGACTGCTTCCACGCTCGGCGGACGCCGGCTGGTCGGCGTGCGACACCAGCTCCAGATCGAGGCGGACCCGAAGTGGCTGATGCGACGTGACGTGATGCGGGGTCTGGCGACCTTGTCGCGGCACGGCCTCGCGTACGACCTCGTCGTCTCCCCCGAACAGCTGCCGCTGGTCACGTCGGTGGTGGCCCGCCTGCCCGAGGTCCAGTTCGTCCTCGACCACGCCGGGAAGCCTCCGATCGCCAGTGGCGACCTCCGCGACTGGTCCCGGGACGTCCGGGCGCTCGCCCGCCACGAGAACGTCGTGGTCAAGCTCTCGGGACTCGTCACCGAGGCGTCGTGGACGGGATGGAGCTGCGACGACCTGCGACCGGTCGTCGAGACCGTCCTCGACACGTGGGGCGCCGACCGGACGATGCTCGGAT
Protein-coding regions in this window:
- a CDS encoding ABC transporter substrate-binding protein translates to MGARTLKKAGAKKTVAATMALLMLATACGGGETDAGAESTDSTDSTDSADNTDGDADTDDVQAGGEVRMVVNMTDNLTTQFWSDLVAPFEEQTGITVKIEGPTGTNVSETFSAQLAAGTAPDVIQSIFADNEIAPELLDISDQPWIQGTPLLDTYSLGGSNYVVGVGSQAQSLVYYNKTAFEEAGITSTPETWEDFDAALGQLADAGYTPLQTAGQWMTGLQLQQLWHPTLNTTNPQWQISVSEDELTLAEAFEPMFAKYEQWLAQGYIQQDDVGLDPSTADANFLEGEVGMYPLGSWLVATIDGAGDLPFEVGVFSPPVEQGMDYPGPQGATMAFPYMVWEGSEQTENALRLIEFLVTDEDAIEAQLRADGVFRAGVDAQASPVGQEIQTIIDEAPSLVAVGEGAGDVRLPVTGLNPKFTEIVQSLYTGSSAAEAAADLNTWAEQNR
- a CDS encoding mandelate racemase/muconate lactonizing enzyme family protein; the encoded protein is MRITGYRTLTTLHRWGRPIGDVNGHVASGITSIPIVLVDTDDGNVGVGLGSHDGLDRVFPALEGEDPRAVTALYDRMLAAVFKTGHAGAVFGAIGAFDMALWDLKAKAAGEPLWRMLGARDRVVPGYASGLDGPLDDGALVRMQQAFVDRGFTAVKLKGGLDLAADLRRLRLVHDLYTDALGTAPRLMLDANESWSRKEAISYVQHLEEHIDLAWIEEPVRRWDVESHAMMTRAVRAAVATGENLTGLEQFRPLVQAHAVDVVQTGSVWGITHFLRVAALAHAFDLPVSPVGYHGNPLAHAAASVPNHLGLEVHDLGVPIGLQVDQEIVDGCVVLGDEPGLGIAVDEPAIAALAEAADWGRANGPHVRPERAGRRLIAPEPHRYAPSLSVAEPVADAVAGD
- a CDS encoding carbohydrate ABC transporter permease, with the protein product MSVISDTAPVADPARRGWDRRSVRRGEATPRRDGRPGRSRRAVLAELSMMVPALGVFIALLVVPVGYAVYYSFTNYNGFPSQTPEFVGVDNYVRLVQSADVTSAMVTTAIVILAGSLVVNAMALSLALLLWRTTTFTAFARVVMFYPHVLSLIVVGFLWSAILGPQGAVNSVLGSLDQSTLPFLTNQRWALGTLIGVIAWAQFGVQFLIYLAGLQAVPDDLQEASSIDGASRWQAFRHVTWPALAPSATVALVTTMLSLLKTYDVVVSLTGGGPAGATKTFAYQILAVDFPRRQVGLASAEAVVLILVAAVLSFAALAMRRKSDEAAT
- a CDS encoding FadR/GntR family transcriptional regulator; protein product: MSSENARTVLAAKRPASPMLGVVVVEGLVDAIVSGRFLPGESLPPEGPLSEEFGVSRTVIRESVKRVEEKGLLTVARGRGTVVRPMTAWNPLDRAVLTSLIKHDETLGTLDELSTVRAQLESVMAAEAARLRNDGQLEALDAAMDRMRETVDDEAAFRAADVVFHETVMELSGNRLASSIARILMDRAQESSRYHGVDVPGAFTLTLREHEAVHAAITGGDPERAREAMTSHILESWQRRRLPNRAGRSPS
- a CDS encoding amidohydrolase family protein codes for the protein MPSRSPRIDAHHHVWDLARRPQPWTDQLPTLRRSFPMDELIPQLQAHGIDGSVVVQTVASLDETYDLLSLAHHEPMVVGVVAWFDLPDPSLEATLARTASTLGGRRLVGVRHQLQIEADPKWLMRRDVMRGLATLSRHGLAYDLVVSPEQLPLVTSVVARLPEVQFVLDHAGKPPIASGDLRDWSRDVRALARHENVVVKLSGLVTEASWTGWSCDDLRPVVETVLDTWGADRTMLGSDWPVCLLAEADYARVTAAHDKLLAELSDTEQDALRGGTARRVYRLEIA
- a CDS encoding carbohydrate ABC transporter permease, with the translated sequence MLVPMYLLVVNAFKDQQAIVRRPFSLNPGEMTVEHLSNAWNNPDFDIAFGYFVTFGLVICVNLLAISVCAPAAYIIARSSRKVFRVALLFFISGMFIPPQAVLVPVIFVLRALGLVGTFPGLVLFMASTTVPFTIFVFTGFIRMLPASLDEAASIDGAGPYRTLWMIIMPLMKPIVATVFILNSLSVWNDFASPQLILGPGSGLYTVTTGVYAAVGEYSADYTQVFPTLLLAVLPILVLFLLTQRWVMSGLSAGSVKG
- a CDS encoding hydroxyacid dehydrogenase → MKAALAMTPGLQHRFFDAPLVTELRALVDLDPGRVLSDPTAPDHAATAADVEVLITSWGAPRLEGAVLEAMPRLRAVVHAAGSVKHLVSPELWARGARVTSGAALNARPVAEFALGAVLWSTKNVLPLTARFGVERTAPDLTVDDTIAGNYRTTVGVLGASATGRALIELLAPFDVEVLVSDPTLSPTDAQQLGVQLVDLEGLFSRSRVLSVHAPLLPQTRHLVDARLLSLMPDGATLVNTARGGVVDHDALRSELVSGRLCAILDVTEPEPLAPDDPLWDLPNVTLTPHVAGSQGAELLRLGRAAVDEVRALVEGRPPLHPVDPASLATGA